The genomic window CATCTTTAGCAAAGAACGACGACGATACGCTCTGTACGCATTGGACCAAGCTGACGGGCCGATTGGAATTCAGGAGCTGGCGAACCAGGTGCGCGAGTGGGAAGCCGAAGAAGAACCCGTCGCTTCGGCTCTGGTGAATCGCCATACTGTGCTTGATTTCACGATTTCACTGCTCGCTTGATGTTGTAAACAACACATTTCAAGACAAGTTCACGAAATTCTCGGTACCACGTTCGCGCACGCACGGCGACG from Halostella salina includes these protein-coding regions:
- a CDS encoding DUF7344 domain-containing protein; the encoded protein is MESLNTLFDIFSKERRRYALYALDQADGPIGIQELANQVREWEAEEEPVASALVNRHTVLDFTISLLA